One window from the genome of Tachypleus tridentatus isolate NWPU-2018 chromosome 11, ASM421037v1, whole genome shotgun sequence encodes:
- the LOC143231391 gene encoding fish-egg lectin-like, which yields MNGKLKQIDADDYEVWGVNESDSVFKATVDGGGKWEYVPGKFVHVSASGSGFIWGINSDEEIFKCKKPCNGTWIRVDGLLKQLDAGYDNVYGIDCKGDIFYRPVDGSGKWKRIMGKLKYITGGGHEELFGVNKNDEVFRCTKPCYGEWTKVEGQLRQCDATINVLLGVNANGEIFQLNL from the coding sequence ATGAACGGCAAGCTAAAACAAATTGACGCTGATGATTACGAGGTGTGGGGTGTGAATGAGAGTGACAGTGTTTTCAAGGCAACAGTAGATGGTGGTGGAAAATGGGAATACGTTCCAGGTAAATTTGTGCATGTGAGTGCTTCTGGGTCAGGATTTATCTGGGGTATCAATTCTGATGAAGAAATATTCAAGTGTAAGAAACCGTGCAATGGAACATGGATTCGTGTAGATGGATTACTAAAACAATTGGATGCTGGGTACGATAATGTCTATGGAATTGACTGCAAAGGAGATATCTTTTATCGACCGGTTGACGGTAGCGGTAAGTGGAAAAGAATCATGGGAAAACTGAAATATATCACTGGTGGTGGTCATGAGGAACTGTTTGGTGTCAACAAAAACGACGAAGTGTTTCGCTGTACTAAACCGTGCTACGGGGAGTGGACTAAGGTGGAAGGTCAGCTAAGACAGTGTGATGCCACTATCAATGTTCTATTAGGTGTAAACGCAAATGGCGAAATCTTTCAACTGAATCTTTAA